A region of Aneurinibacillus sp. REN35 DNA encodes the following proteins:
- a CDS encoding protein-glutamate methylesterase/protein-glutamine glutaminase, with protein sequence MKPIRVVIIDDSAFMRKVIGDLLEEDPEIQVVAKGRNGSEAFDLIKRWTPDVVTLDVEMPIMNGLEALEKIMKEMPLPVVMLSSVTQQGTHETIHALEMGAVDFISKPSGAISLDLHTIKDEITAKVKAAAHVKLSRILTMKEAIPSLKHRSVDTEKKRSPYTLVQEKPNNKVWRKITPMQGMGNGRVDNVIAVGTSTGGPKALQVVLRELPQNFKGSLIIVQHMPPGFTKSLAQRLNSLCEIEVCEAEHNQPLQNGHAYIAPGNYHMEVKQRTDGTLYLSLDQEPPRGGHRPSVDTLFESLASIHHPAKHAVIMTGMGSDGTQGLKILKETGICTVIAEDESTCVVFGMPRAAIQAGTVDIVAPLHEISAQLMRCLHC encoded by the coding sequence ATGAAGCCTATCCGAGTAGTAATTATTGATGATTCGGCATTTATGAGGAAAGTAATAGGTGATTTGCTTGAGGAAGATCCCGAAATCCAGGTTGTAGCTAAAGGCAGGAATGGTTCGGAAGCGTTTGATTTAATTAAACGCTGGACGCCTGATGTCGTTACACTGGATGTCGAAATGCCGATCATGAACGGACTAGAAGCGCTCGAAAAAATTATGAAAGAGATGCCGCTTCCGGTCGTGATGCTTAGTAGTGTCACACAGCAGGGAACACATGAAACCATCCATGCATTAGAGATGGGGGCTGTAGATTTTATTTCTAAGCCCTCGGGAGCAATCTCGCTTGATCTCCATACGATTAAGGATGAGATTACGGCAAAGGTAAAAGCTGCCGCCCACGTAAAATTGTCACGGATACTTACAATGAAAGAAGCGATACCATCCTTAAAACATAGGTCGGTTGACACAGAGAAAAAACGCTCACCATACACTTTAGTACAAGAAAAGCCGAATAATAAGGTATGGAGGAAAATCACGCCGATGCAAGGGATGGGAAATGGGAGAGTGGACAATGTAATAGCGGTCGGTACATCAACAGGAGGACCGAAAGCATTACAGGTCGTTCTTAGAGAGCTGCCGCAAAACTTTAAAGGTAGCCTTATTATTGTGCAGCATATGCCACCCGGTTTTACGAAGTCATTGGCGCAACGCTTAAACTCGTTATGTGAAATCGAAGTGTGCGAGGCTGAGCACAATCAGCCGCTGCAGAACGGGCATGCATACATTGCACCTGGAAACTATCATATGGAAGTCAAGCAGCGAACAGACGGTACACTTTACCTTTCTTTGGACCAAGAGCCGCCCAGAGGCGGTCACAGACCTTCTGTTGATACGCTGTTTGAATCTCTCGCCAGCATTCACCATCCAGCAAAGCATGCGGTAATTATGACGGGAATGGGAAGCGATGGAACACAAGGATTAAAAATATTAAAAGAGACCGGGATTTGTACCGTAATTGCGGAAGATGAATCCACATGTGTCGTATTCGGCATGCCAAGAGCTGCCATTCAAGCTGGAACGGTGGACATCGTAGCACCGCTTCATGAAATCTCCGCCCAGCTTATGCGTTGTTTACACTGCTAG
- a CDS encoding MinD/ParA family protein: MSDQAQRLRERLGDLRLRSKPHSNGGNAKRTKVIAVTSGKGGVGKSNFSLNFALGLRERGHRVVLFDLDLGFANIDVLMGMSAKKNIIDLIDKRLSIWDIIERGPNDLEFVAGGSGLSQIFELDEIKLHYFFEQLAQLQGYADTIILDTGAGMSKDMLRFLLSADEIMLVTTPEPTSVTDAYALVKMAHYQKPDIRFNVVVNRAVSEKEGSSTGEKLLLVARQFLKLEMNMLGFVYDDAHVSKAVKRQRPLCLAYPASKAAQSFKNLVNVYLSHERIEDGGGVRGFLLRLRKLWK; encoded by the coding sequence ATGAGTGATCAAGCTCAGCGCTTGCGCGAAAGATTAGGGGATCTTCGGCTTCGGAGCAAACCCCATTCAAATGGCGGAAACGCAAAAAGAACAAAGGTCATTGCAGTGACAAGCGGAAAGGGTGGAGTTGGGAAATCGAACTTTTCTCTAAATTTTGCGCTAGGGCTAAGAGAGCGGGGACACCGAGTCGTATTGTTCGATCTGGATCTCGGTTTTGCAAATATTGATGTGCTAATGGGTATGTCTGCAAAAAAAAATATCATTGATCTCATAGACAAGAGGCTTTCAATCTGGGATATTATTGAAAGAGGGCCTAACGACCTAGAATTTGTAGCTGGAGGGTCCGGTCTGTCACAGATTTTTGAACTCGATGAAATAAAATTACATTATTTTTTCGAACAACTGGCCCAATTACAAGGATATGCTGATACAATTATTTTAGACACAGGAGCCGGTATGTCTAAAGACATGCTGCGTTTTCTGCTATCCGCCGACGAAATTATGCTAGTGACTACACCTGAACCGACTTCGGTAACGGATGCTTATGCGCTGGTCAAAATGGCGCACTACCAGAAGCCTGATATTCGGTTTAATGTAGTAGTAAATCGTGCCGTTAGTGAAAAGGAAGGAAGCAGTACAGGTGAAAAACTACTGCTTGTCGCCCGTCAGTTTCTGAAATTGGAGATGAACATGCTAGGGTTCGTTTATGATGATGCCCATGTATCCAAGGCGGTAAAAAGACAGCGTCCTCTTTGCCTTGCTTATCCCGCAAGCAAGGCAGCCCAGAGCTTTAAAAATTTGGTCAATGTATATCTTTCGCATGAACGCATTGAAGATGGTGGTGGAGTCAGAGGCTTTCTGCTCCGATTGCGAAAGCTTTGGAAATAA
- the flhF gene encoding flagellar biosynthesis protein FlhF has protein sequence MRVKKYVVDSMSDALQQIRADLGKNAIILNTKPIKTGGFLGMFRKKQIEVIAAIDPTANNEKEREQAKKAPMPSFSAPPSPSPALTLSEKQAEGAEKSFATVLQSAALQKEQVIDERISKPVIQKEEAASHTVSKELEEMRGMLWKLVIADEKNTTLPDAFHPLRRILQVQEVDEMLIGKIFERAIKELPAEELQNETEVKRVVKQAIIDLMDAASKEHGPLRDRTVLVNFIGPTGVGKTTTLAKLAAECTLSKEKQVGMVTSDTYRIAAVEQLKTYANILNVPLKVVYSAEELAPTIERLRDCDMIFMDTAGRNYRNPEYVTEITKLLHSPLPNETILVLSATAKQGDLEAIIQSFADVQIDKVIFTKIDETSTYGSLLNVIVKYRLSLSYVTTGQNVPDDIETATPDKIAALILGEMNE, from the coding sequence ATGCGTGTAAAAAAATATGTGGTTGATTCCATGTCGGATGCCTTGCAGCAAATCCGAGCGGATCTAGGAAAAAACGCGATTATTCTTAATACAAAACCCATCAAGACTGGTGGGTTTTTAGGTATGTTCCGAAAAAAACAAATTGAAGTGATTGCGGCGATTGACCCGACTGCAAACAATGAGAAAGAGCGGGAGCAAGCAAAAAAAGCGCCAATGCCGTCCTTTTCGGCTCCTCCTTCCCCTTCTCCTGCCTTGACTTTATCAGAGAAACAAGCGGAGGGGGCGGAGAAATCTTTTGCTACTGTTTTGCAATCAGCCGCACTGCAGAAAGAACAGGTGATAGATGAGCGGATTTCTAAGCCGGTCATACAGAAGGAAGAGGCTGCTTCCCACACTGTATCAAAAGAATTAGAAGAAATGAGAGGCATGCTGTGGAAGCTTGTTATCGCAGATGAGAAGAATACTACGCTTCCGGATGCTTTTCACCCCCTTCGCCGCATTCTGCAAGTGCAGGAAGTGGACGAGATGCTGATCGGAAAGATTTTTGAGAGAGCGATAAAAGAGCTTCCTGCCGAAGAACTGCAAAATGAAACAGAAGTAAAGCGTGTCGTCAAACAAGCCATCATTGATTTGATGGATGCTGCTTCAAAAGAACATGGTCCATTGCGTGATCGTACAGTGCTGGTAAACTTTATTGGACCAACCGGCGTGGGTAAGACGACAACGCTGGCTAAACTGGCTGCTGAATGCACGCTCTCTAAAGAAAAACAGGTTGGTATGGTAACATCTGATACGTATCGAATTGCTGCGGTAGAACAGTTGAAAACATACGCTAATATTTTAAATGTACCGCTTAAGGTTGTTTATTCAGCGGAAGAACTTGCGCCTACGATTGAGCGATTGCGCGATTGCGATATGATTTTCATGGATACGGCAGGGCGAAACTATCGAAATCCAGAGTATGTTACAGAGATTACCAAGCTGCTTCATTCTCCACTGCCAAATGAAACGATTCTTGTATTAAGCGCTACAGCGAAGCAGGGAGATTTAGAGGCAATCATTCAAAGCTTTGCAGACGTGCAGATTGATAAAGTCATTTTCACCAAAATAGATGAAACCAGTACGTATGGCTCGCTTCTTAATGTCATCGTGAAGTACCGGCTTTCTCTCTCCTATGTTACTACTGGGCAAAATGTGCCTGATGATATTGAAACAGCTACACCGGATAAAATTGCAGCGCTTATTTTAGGAGAGATGAACGAATGA
- the flhA gene encoding flagellar biosynthesis protein FlhA, with amino-acid sequence MNRRDLAVMGFVICIVIMLVIPLPNPLLDILFIINISLSLTILLVAMNTNDPSQFSVFPSLLLITTMFRLALNVSSTRNILSHGEAGKVIEAFGSFVIGGNAIVGFVVFLILTLINFMVITKGSERVAEVAARFALDAMPGKQMAIDADLNAGAISDAEAQQRRKKISQESEFFGAMDGATKFVKGDAIAGIIIFIVNIIGGLIIGMVVHNMGFGEAATTFTLLSVGDGLVSQVPALLLSTATGLIVTRAASEDNIGDDLMKQMLAYPRLLYVVAGTVIMMGIFTPIGLLPTFPVAGVLAFSGFRLQQGIKKAEVDLETSPEEAEMEEVRSPESVVSLLHIDPIEFEFGYGLIPLADANQGGDLLDRVIMIRRQCAIELGVVVPVIRIRDNIQLRPNEYVIKIKGNQVARGEIMLDHYLAMSPGIDDESVTGIDTVEPAFGLPALWVTEEVKERAEMAGYTVVDPPSVVATHLTEIIKRYAHELLNRQETKALIDNVRETTPALVEELVPNVLSVGDVQKVLQKLLREKISVRNLPVILETLADYGPYTKDTDLLAEYVRQSLSRQITLQFVAPGEPLQVITAGPSLEKAISDSIQQTEQGNYMAIDPDTSQRIFAALSEQVNRMLQMGQQPIILTSPAIRMYMRQLVERMMPEIPVLSYNELEPEIEIQSVGVVSI; translated from the coding sequence ATGAATCGCAGAGATCTTGCTGTTATGGGATTTGTTATATGCATCGTTATTATGCTTGTTATTCCCTTACCGAATCCCCTTCTTGACATTCTTTTTATTATTAATATTTCGCTCTCGCTTACCATTTTGCTTGTAGCGATGAATACGAATGATCCATCGCAGTTTTCGGTTTTTCCGTCGCTGCTTTTGATTACGACGATGTTCCGCTTAGCTCTTAACGTATCATCGACACGTAACATTTTATCGCATGGGGAAGCGGGAAAAGTAATTGAAGCGTTTGGTTCATTTGTTATCGGTGGGAATGCGATTGTCGGTTTTGTTGTCTTCCTAATCCTTACGCTGATTAACTTTATGGTTATTACGAAAGGATCCGAGCGTGTAGCTGAGGTGGCGGCTCGTTTTGCACTCGATGCCATGCCAGGGAAGCAGATGGCGATTGATGCTGACTTGAATGCTGGGGCCATTTCCGATGCGGAAGCCCAGCAACGTCGTAAGAAAATCAGTCAGGAATCAGAGTTCTTTGGCGCGATGGATGGTGCAACCAAGTTCGTAAAAGGGGACGCGATTGCAGGTATTATTATTTTTATCGTAAACATTATTGGCGGCCTCATTATCGGGATGGTTGTGCATAATATGGGATTTGGAGAAGCGGCGACAACGTTCACGCTTCTGTCTGTCGGTGACGGGCTGGTCAGCCAGGTTCCGGCGCTCTTATTGTCTACAGCGACCGGCCTTATCGTAACACGCGCAGCTTCTGAAGATAACATCGGTGATGACTTAATGAAGCAAATGCTCGCCTATCCACGCTTGTTGTATGTGGTAGCGGGAACAGTTATCATGATGGGGATATTCACACCGATTGGCTTGCTGCCAACGTTTCCGGTAGCCGGTGTGCTTGCCTTTAGCGGTTTTCGCCTACAGCAAGGGATCAAGAAGGCGGAGGTCGATCTTGAGACATCACCGGAAGAAGCCGAGATGGAAGAGGTTCGCAGTCCAGAAAGTGTAGTGAGTCTATTGCACATTGATCCGATTGAGTTCGAGTTCGGATATGGATTAATTCCGCTTGCAGATGCGAATCAAGGCGGTGACTTGCTTGATCGGGTCATCATGATCCGGCGCCAGTGCGCCATTGAGCTTGGCGTTGTTGTACCGGTCATTCGGATTCGGGATAATATTCAGCTTCGCCCGAATGAATACGTAATTAAGATTAAAGGCAATCAGGTAGCTCGCGGCGAGATTATGCTTGATCATTATCTGGCGATGAGTCCGGGAATTGATGATGAATCGGTTACCGGTATTGATACGGTAGAGCCTGCTTTTGGCCTTCCGGCTCTCTGGGTAACGGAAGAGGTGAAGGAACGGGCCGAGATGGCTGGCTATACGGTAGTAGATCCGCCATCTGTTGTAGCTACGCATCTGACGGAGATCATCAAGCGATATGCGCATGAATTGCTGAACCGTCAAGAAACGAAGGCGCTCATAGACAACGTGCGGGAAACAACACCTGCGCTAGTGGAAGAACTGGTTCCGAATGTACTAAGCGTAGGCGATGTGCAAAAAGTACTGCAGAAGCTGCTGCGGGAGAAAATATCTGTTCGCAACCTGCCGGTAATATTGGAGACGCTGGCCGATTACGGCCCGTATACTAAGGATACCGATCTGCTGGCTGAATATGTAAGACAATCGCTGTCACGGCAAATTACGCTGCAGTTTGTAGCGCCGGGAGAACCGCTGCAGGTCATCACCGCTGGGCCGAGCTTAGAAAAAGCAATTTCAGATTCCATACAGCAAACCGAGCAGGGTAACTATATGGCGATTGATCCGGATACGTCGCAGCGGATTTTTGCTGCGTTATCCGAACAGGTCAACCGTATGCTGCAGATGGGACAACAGCCTATCATTTTAACCTCACCGGCTATTCGTATGTACATGCGGCAGTTGGTAGAGAGAATGATGCCGGAGATTCCCGTGCTTTCGTATAATGAGTTAGAGCCTGAGATTGAAATTCAAAGCGTAGGGGTGGTGAGCATCTGA
- the flhB gene encoding flagellar biosynthesis protein FlhB → MNRLRFQVDLQFFAGEKTEKATPRKKQKAREDGQVAKSQEVATALVLLAVFLFFLFMGRGMGDRLYQFFHAFFNNYLLMELTEETTEKLMLEVLYQSAMLVWPIFLIAVVISFFSNYIQFGLLFTTKPLMFKLNRLDPIKGAKKIFSLQAIVNLIKSILKVVFIGVAVWFILWNGKDDLLTLATKSVGDMLSVVGKLTLQMGFTVAILLVIIAVLDYMYQRFQHEKQLRMSKQDIKDEYKTMEGDPQIKGKIKQKQREMAMRRMMQEVPNADVVITNPTHFAIAVKYDGATMQAPTVIAKGQDFVALRIKEIAKDHEIITVENKPLARMLFAQVEINQPIPEDLFQAVAEVLAYVYKLKGKI, encoded by the coding sequence ATGAACCGCCTGCGCTTTCAGGTTGACCTTCAGTTCTTTGCGGGAGAAAAAACAGAAAAAGCGACACCGCGCAAGAAGCAGAAAGCAAGGGAAGATGGGCAGGTAGCAAAAAGCCAAGAGGTAGCAACGGCGCTTGTTCTGTTGGCCGTTTTTTTATTTTTTCTCTTTATGGGCAGAGGGATGGGAGATCGTCTCTATCAATTTTTTCATGCGTTCTTTAACAACTATTTGCTAATGGAGCTTACGGAAGAAACAACAGAAAAATTGATGCTTGAAGTGCTATATCAATCCGCCATGCTGGTCTGGCCGATCTTTTTAATTGCTGTAGTGATTAGTTTTTTCTCGAATTATATTCAATTTGGCCTCTTGTTTACAACCAAGCCGCTTATGTTTAAATTAAACCGGTTGGATCCGATTAAAGGGGCAAAGAAAATCTTTTCTTTGCAGGCCATTGTCAACTTGATTAAATCGATTCTCAAAGTTGTGTTTATCGGAGTGGCCGTATGGTTCATTTTGTGGAATGGAAAAGACGACCTGCTAACGCTTGCTACTAAGTCGGTCGGAGATATGCTGTCCGTTGTTGGGAAGCTAACGCTGCAAATGGGATTTACGGTAGCGATTCTTCTTGTCATTATTGCCGTCTTGGATTATATGTACCAGCGTTTTCAACATGAGAAGCAGCTTCGTATGTCCAAGCAGGATATAAAGGATGAGTATAAAACGATGGAAGGCGATCCGCAGATCAAAGGAAAGATCAAGCAGAAGCAGCGGGAGATGGCGATGCGTCGTATGATGCAGGAAGTTCCGAATGCCGATGTCGTCATCACGAACCCGACTCACTTCGCAATCGCGGTTAAATATGATGGCGCTACAATGCAGGCTCCTACCGTAATTGCCAAGGGACAAGACTTTGTGGCGCTGCGTATCAAAGAAATCGCCAAGGATCATGAGATTATTACTGTTGAAAATAAACCGCTCGCACGAATGCTGTTTGCGCAGGTGGAAATTAATCAGCCTATCCCGGAGGACTTGTTTCAGGCCGTGGCTGAAGTGCTGGCGTATGTGTATAAATTAAAAGGAAAAATATAA
- the fliR gene encoding flagellar biosynthetic protein FliR has protein sequence MIQLLEMLPAFLLVFVRLTAFFVAAPIFSMRSIPAPFKIGLSFFLALVAFPLLKADSVIALDFAYVYLALKEVLIGLLLGFLATLFLAAIQVAGSFIDMIMGLAMATIFDPMTGAQTPLMGNFKHMLTMLFILSTNGHHLLIKGILTSYQIVPLDRWINGIGDGSISAFLVEKFSYMFMSGMLLAAPLISSLFVIDIALGIVAKTVPQMNIFVVGMPAKLLAGFIILIIVFPGYFFVMSRLLEVLFASMERMMEIVGAVS, from the coding sequence ATGATTCAATTACTTGAGATGTTGCCCGCATTTTTGCTTGTATTTGTCCGGCTTACTGCATTTTTTGTGGCCGCGCCGATTTTTTCGATGCGAAGCATTCCGGCTCCTTTTAAGATCGGACTATCATTTTTCCTTGCTTTGGTTGCTTTTCCGCTGTTAAAAGCAGATAGCGTGATTGCACTAGATTTTGCGTATGTATATCTAGCCTTAAAGGAAGTGTTAATTGGTCTGTTGCTGGGGTTTCTTGCGACGTTATTTTTGGCGGCAATTCAGGTTGCCGGATCGTTTATTGATATGATTATGGGCCTTGCAATGGCCACCATTTTTGACCCGATGACAGGAGCGCAAACTCCGCTAATGGGGAACTTTAAGCATATGCTTACGATGCTGTTTATCTTATCGACAAACGGTCATCATCTGTTAATTAAGGGAATACTGACAAGCTATCAGATTGTCCCGCTTGATCGTTGGATAAATGGTATAGGCGACGGATCAATCAGTGCGTTTCTCGTAGAGAAGTTTTCTTATATGTTTATGTCCGGCATGCTGCTTGCAGCTCCGTTAATTAGTTCTCTGTTCGTAATTGATATCGCTCTTGGAATTGTGGCTAAAACGGTGCCGCAGATGAATATTTTTGTGGTCGGAATGCCGGCCAAGCTGCTGGCTGGATTCATTATCTTAATCATTGTTTTTCCAGGTTATTTTTTTGTGATGAGTCGTCTGCTTGAAGTGTTGTTTGCTTCAATGGAACGAATGATGGAAATAGTGGGGGCCGTATCATGA
- the fliQ gene encoding flagellar biosynthesis protein FliQ, with protein MSQEFIISLAQQAVFVVLLTSAPLVGIALIAGLIVSIFQATTSIQEATLAFVPKIVATLLALVLFGPWMLSHMLEFTSNILGNLYKFIG; from the coding sequence GTGTCACAAGAATTCATAATTTCACTTGCACAGCAGGCTGTATTTGTCGTGCTGCTGACGAGTGCACCGTTGGTAGGCATCGCGCTAATTGCCGGACTTATCGTAAGTATCTTCCAAGCTACAACGTCGATTCAAGAGGCAACGCTTGCATTCGTGCCAAAAATTGTGGCTACCCTGCTTGCGCTAGTACTTTTTGGTCCGTGGATGCTGAGCCATATGCTTGAGTTTACATCCAACATTCTTGGCAATCTATATAAGTTCATAGGATAG
- the fliP gene encoding flagellar type III secretion system pore protein FliP (The bacterial flagellar biogenesis protein FliP forms a type III secretion system (T3SS)-type pore required for flagellar assembly.), with the protein MKRLYIILSLAVSLLLLVPEVSFAAQVPIPGIDINIGATDKPEDVSLTLQILLLFTILSIAPSILIMMTCFTRIVIVLSFTRTALSTQQAPPTQVLIGLALFLTFFIMAPTFSQVNDQALQPYFKKQITQEQAVEKAVLPFKNFMVKHTRGKDLNLFLEYTKAPKPKTVKDIPLTALVPAYAISELKTALQIGFMIFIPFLVIDMVVASVLMAMGMMMLPPVMISLPFKILLFILVDGWYLVVKSLLISFQ; encoded by the coding sequence ATGAAACGGCTGTATATCATACTGAGTCTAGCTGTCAGCTTGCTGCTCTTAGTTCCTGAAGTAAGCTTTGCAGCGCAGGTTCCAATCCCAGGGATCGATATTAATATTGGAGCAACGGACAAGCCTGAAGATGTTTCTCTTACACTGCAGATTCTTTTGCTGTTTACAATTTTATCGATAGCGCCATCCATCTTAATTATGATGACATGCTTTACACGCATTGTCATTGTACTTTCATTTACGAGGACGGCATTGTCAACGCAGCAGGCACCACCCACCCAGGTATTAATTGGATTGGCTTTGTTTTTGACGTTTTTTATTATGGCTCCGACCTTTTCGCAAGTAAATGATCAGGCGCTGCAGCCGTATTTCAAAAAACAGATCACACAGGAACAAGCGGTCGAAAAAGCTGTGCTGCCATTTAAAAATTTTATGGTGAAGCACACACGGGGAAAAGATTTAAATTTATTCCTTGAATATACGAAAGCACCCAAACCTAAAACGGTGAAGGATATTCCTCTCACTGCATTAGTACCGGCCTATGCAATCAGCGAGTTGAAAACAGCTTTGCAAATCGGATTTATGATTTTCATTCCGTTTCTTGTGATTGATATGGTGGTTGCTAGCGTATTGATGGCGATGGGGATGATGATGCTACCTCCTGTAATGATCTCGCTGCCGTTTAAGATTTTGCTATTTATTTTAGTCGATGGTTGGTATTTGGTCGTTAAGTCGCTGTTAATAAGCTTTCAGTGA
- a CDS encoding FliO/MopB family protein, producing the protein MRKKIIRTTGVFASFVFFIQQTNEAIASTAIPTKTPMNEPETLAQETTSMPMLLLQTGIVLLVIVGIIYFLLRFVGRRSQVLFGKAGMRTLGGCSLGPQKSLQVVQVGSALYVVGVGENVTLLRCIENPEEVQDMLEKLESRTGSPELGGASFAEWLTRFTKKDTPDKEEELTAIFQQKVGEARKRRRNMEEEWFTDKEKEDDR; encoded by the coding sequence ATGAGGAAAAAAATCATCCGAACGACGGGTGTTTTCGCTTCGTTCGTTTTTTTCATCCAGCAAACGAATGAAGCGATAGCCAGCACGGCTATTCCGACAAAGACGCCCATGAATGAGCCGGAGACACTTGCGCAAGAGACTACGTCTATGCCGATGCTGCTGCTGCAAACCGGCATTGTTTTATTAGTTATTGTAGGCATTATCTATTTTTTATTGCGTTTTGTGGGCAGGCGTTCACAGGTGCTTTTCGGTAAGGCGGGTATGCGTACGCTTGGAGGCTGCTCGCTTGGTCCGCAGAAGTCGCTCCAGGTTGTCCAGGTCGGGTCTGCGTTGTATGTCGTTGGTGTTGGAGAAAATGTGACATTATTGCGCTGTATTGAGAATCCTGAAGAAGTGCAAGACATGCTAGAGAAGCTTGAATCACGCACAGGTTCGCCTGAGTTAGGTGGCGCCTCCTTTGCTGAATGGCTTACGCGTTTTACTAAGAAAGATACACCGGACAAAGAGGAAGAGCTGACTGCGATTTTTCAACAAAAGGTCGGTGAAGCGCGCAAGCGGCGGCGGAATATGGAAGAAGAATGGTTTACGGACAAAGAGAAGGAAGACGATCGATGA
- a CDS encoding response regulator — MSNRVLIVDDAAFMRMMIKEILTKNGYNVVGEASDGAQAVEKYKELNPDLVTMDITMPEMDGITALKEIKKINAAAKVIMCSAMGQQAMVIDAIQAGAKDFIVKPFQADRVIEAIKKTLA, encoded by the coding sequence ATGAGCAACAGAGTACTAATCGTAGATGACGCAGCTTTCATGAGAATGATGATTAAAGAAATCCTTACGAAAAACGGCTATAACGTAGTGGGAGAGGCGAGCGACGGAGCTCAGGCCGTCGAGAAGTATAAAGAACTGAACCCAGATCTTGTAACAATGGATATTACGATGCCAGAGATGGATGGAATTACTGCATTAAAGGAAATTAAAAAAATAAATGCGGCAGCAAAGGTTATTATGTGTTCAGCGATGGGACAGCAGGCGATGGTAATTGATGCGATTCAAGCAGGTGCAAAGGACTTTATCGTAAAGCCGTTTCAAGCTGACCGCGTGATTGAAGCAATCAAAAAAACACTGGCATAA
- the fliY gene encoding flagellar motor switch phosphatase FliY — translation MSREMLSQEEIDALLRQNDLQDDADENEEGQIINNIDDYLSPLEQDALGEIGNITFGSAATALSSLLGQMTDITTPKVGVIRQEEVQDQFPHPYVAIHVEYTEGFQGVNLLVIRKEDAQIIADLMMGGDGTTPPAELSEIHLSAVQEAMNQMMGSAATSMSTIFNKLVNISPPGIDMMDLKEGRGIENIPDDEILVKVSFRLKVGNLIDSNIMQLIPVPFARSLVATLLGGMGEEATPEPAPQPSPPPSAAPEPVHAMGNTEMPFGQQGAEPSYPQQPMYQQPPQGYPAAAGMPPYQQQPMYAPPPMYQQPPQAAPTGYQPPPANVQPVQFSSFDPQVAPQGNPQNLGMLLDIPLKVTVELGRTKKQIKDILDLSPGSVIELDKLAGEPVDILVNNKLIAKGEVVVIDENFGVRVTDIVSTWDRMQKLQ, via the coding sequence ATGAGTAGGGAAATGCTCTCGCAGGAAGAGATTGATGCATTGCTTAGGCAGAATGATTTGCAAGATGATGCCGATGAGAACGAAGAGGGACAGATAATAAACAATATTGATGATTATCTCTCTCCGCTAGAGCAAGATGCGCTTGGAGAAATCGGAAATATTACATTCGGTAGTGCTGCGACGGCGTTGTCTAGTTTACTTGGACAAATGACCGATATTACTACACCGAAAGTTGGGGTTATTCGTCAAGAAGAAGTACAGGATCAGTTTCCACACCCGTATGTGGCCATCCACGTTGAATATACGGAGGGATTCCAAGGGGTTAATCTGCTGGTGATCCGCAAGGAAGACGCGCAGATTATTGCGGATTTGATGATGGGTGGAGATGGGACCACACCGCCCGCTGAGCTTTCGGAGATTCATCTAAGTGCGGTGCAGGAAGCGATGAATCAGATGATGGGATCTGCAGCCACATCCATGTCTACTATTTTCAACAAACTTGTAAATATTTCGCCGCCAGGCATCGATATGATGGATTTGAAAGAAGGGCGCGGCATTGAGAATATTCCAGATGATGAAATTTTAGTGAAGGTTTCCTTCCGATTAAAAGTAGGAAACTTGATTGATTCGAATATTATGCAGCTTATTCCTGTGCCATTTGCACGTTCGCTAGTAGCGACGCTTCTTGGCGGCATGGGGGAAGAAGCTACGCCTGAACCTGCACCACAGCCAAGTCCACCACCAAGCGCGGCTCCAGAGCCTGTTCATGCGATGGGAAATACGGAGATGCCGTTTGGACAGCAGGGAGCGGAGCCATCCTATCCACAGCAGCCGATGTATCAACAGCCGCCACAGGGATATCCAGCTGCAGCAGGCATGCCGCCATATCAACAGCAACCGATGTATGCACCACCGCCTATGTATCAGCAACCACCACAAGCGGCTCCTACAGGATATCAGCCGCCGCCTGCTAATGTGCAGCCAGTACAGTTTTCATCATTTGATCCACAGGTGGCTCCACAGGGTAATCCGCAAAATTTAGGGATGCTCTTAGATATTCCGCTCAAAGTGACAGTAGAGCTTGGAAGAACGAAAAAACAGATTAAAGACATTCTTGATTTATCACCGGGTTCTGTTATCGAACTAGATAAGCTTGCTGGTGAGCCGGTAGATATTTTGGTTAACAATAAGCTGATTGCAAAAGGTGAAGTTGTTGTAATTGATGAGAACTTCGGTGTGCGTGTTACAGATATCGTAAGCACATGGGATCGGATGCAAAAACTTCAATAA